Below is a genomic region from Immundisolibacter sp..
TGCATCAGGCCAGCGCTGGCGAGGAGAGCATTACCGCCGGCAGCATTCCCACGGTGCGCACCCTGGGTATCGCGTTTGGTTCCGCCCTGGCAGGGGTTATCGCAAATCTGGCGGGATTGAGCGCCCAGGTGGACGCCGTTGTGGTGCAGCGGGCCGTGTCGGCGGTGTACGCGGCAAGCCTGCTGGTGGCAGCGGTGCAGGTTCTGCTGGCCTGGCGCCTGCTGCGCGCGGTGCCACTGCAGCATGATCCGGCAGCAATCCCAGGGGCCCCCGGCATGTCGATTTCAGGCCGCTCAGACGTCTGAGCGGCCGCCGCGGGCGGCGCCGGGTCAGCCCGGCTATAATGCTCGGCGCCCCTCACCCGCAACGGGTATTGATGGGCGGGCGGCCAGGGCGCCCGGCGACATGGTCAGGATCACGGTCTCATAACGACCCGTCGCGTGCTCCCGGCCACCCTCTTAAACCTGCGCATTCTCCTCATGGGAGCGATTCCTGCGTAGCCACTCAACTTTTCAGCGCAGCTCAATGAAAGGCACCGTAAAACGTTTTTATTTCCGTAAGGGCTTTGGTTTCATCGAAGGCGATCAAGGCACCGAGTATTTTTTCCATTACACCGATTTCACCGGCGACAAGGAGCTGCTTCGACCTGATCTGGAGGTCGAGTTTCAGGCGCAGACCGGAGAAAAAGGTCCGTGCGCGGTTGCGGTGGTACTGCCGGGCGGTATTCCTGCCGCGCCGACTCCACGCGCGCCTCGGCCGGCCAGCCGCAAGACCGCATCAAAGGCACCGGCCACGGCACGCCGACCGGTCCTGATTTTTGTCCTCGGTCTGGGCCTTGGCATTGCCGTGGGTGTCCTGGGCTACATGTGGCTGGCGGGTTCGTAGGACGCGCCCCGGCCCGGTCGGCCACCGTCTTCGGGTTGCTACGGTCCGGGGGCGGTGACTGATGAGCGCCCGAACCGGCGAAGCAAACGCCATGGCCAGTTCCAGGCCGGTTCTGGTTTTCAACTGCGGCAGCTCGTCGCTCAAGTTCGGGCTGTTTGAGTTACCTGAAGAACCCGTCGCGATGGCGCACGGGACGGTCAGCGACTTCGGTACACAGGCGACGCTGGACTGGACCTGCCGCGGCCAGCAACGGCGCGAGCCGCTGGCAGCACGTGATCACGTGCAGGCGGCCCAGGCCGTGCTGGGCCTGCTGGCACGGCACGATCTACTGGCCGGGATATCGGCCGTCGGTCACCGTGTCGTGCATGGCGGCGAGCATTTCAGTGCGCCGGTGCGCGTCACCGACGCAGTGCTTGGGCGGCTTGACTCACTGAACGGGTTGGCGCCCCTGCACAACCCGTCGGCCCTGGCGGTGATCCGCGAGTGTCGCGGACGACTGGGCGAAGTGCCGGCGGTGGCAGTGTTCGACACGGCGTTTTTTCACGCGCTGCCCGAGCATGTAATGGCCTATGCGCTGCCGGCCGAGTGGAGGCGCGAGTTTGGCATTCGCCGCTACGGCTTTCATGGCATCGCGCATCGTTACCTGGACCAACGTGGCCGCGCTGTGAGTGGCGCGGGCCGGGTGGTGACGCTGCAACTTGGCCATGGTTGTTCGATAGCGGCCATCCAGGACGGTCGACCGGTCGAGACCAGCATGGGTTTCACGCCGTTGGAGGGCTTAGTGATGGCCACCCGTCCCGGCGATGTCGATCCGGGTGTGTTGCTTCATCTGGGTGGGCAGGGTTGGTCGACCGCTCGGCTGGAGACCGCACTGAACCACCACAGCGGCTTGCTCGGCCTGTCGGGCGCGAGCGCCGACATGCGCGAGTTGCTGGCACTCGAAGCGCAGGGCCACGCGGGCGCAGGTCTCGCGATCACCGCCTTTTGCCACCGGGCACGCAAGTATCTTGGCGCCTACATCGCGGTCCTTGGAGGCGTGGAGGCAATCGTCTTCGGTGGTGGCATCGGCGAACATGCGCCTTCCATTCGTCAGCGGATCTGCGCAAACATGGCGTGGTGCGGCATTCAGATCGATGCTGCAGCGAACGCGGCCGTTGGCGGCGTCGAAGCCAGGATATCGACGACCGATGCCGGGGTCGGCGTCTGGGTCGTGCCGGTGAACGAGGAATTGCAGATCGCGCGCGAACTTCGCGCCTGCCTGGCCGCACAAACGGAGATCCAGCCATGAACCCGACGACTCAGGACATACCGCCAGGCTTACCCGACAAGGCACCGCTCGACGCCACCGCGCTGCGCGACCTCGATGCCTGGTGGCGGGCGGCGAATTATCTTTCCGTCGGGCAGATTTACCTGCTCGACAACGCCCTGCTGCGCGAGCCACTGACGCTCGCACACGTCAAGCCGCGGCTGCTCGGTCATTGGGGCACGGCGCCGGGGCTCAACTTCATCTACGTGCATCTGAACCGGGTCATCACCCGGAACGACCTTGATGTGTTGTACGTTGCCGGTCCCGGCCATGGCGGCCCGGCACTGGTCGCCAACACCTGGCTGGAAGGCAGTTACAGCGAGCTGTACCCGAACCTGACCCGTGACGGCGAGGGCATGCAACAGCTGTTTCGGCAGTTCTCGTTCCCGGGGGGCATCGGCAGCCACGTCACCGCCGAGACGCCTGGCTCGATCCACGAGGGTGGCGAGCTTGGGTACGCGTTGTCGCACGCCTACGGCGCCGCCTTCGACAACCCGGGCCTGATCGTCGCCTGCGTGGTGGGCGATGGCGAGGCGGAAACCGGCCCGCTGGCCGCCGCCTGGCACTCGAACAAATTCCTGAATCCGGCGACTGACGGCGCGGTGCTGCCGATCCTGCACCTGAACGGCTACAAGATCGCCAACCCCGCACTGCTGGCGCGTGTTCCGCGCGCGGAACTCGAAAGCCTGTTCGTGGGCTACGGCTACCGGCCGTACTTTGTCGAGGGCGACGACCCGGCGGTCATGCATCAGGCCATGGCGGCCACGCTCGATGCCGTGGTCGGCGAGATTCGCGCCATCCAGCAGCGCGCACGTGCCGGTGGCGTTGCCGAACGCCCATGTTGGCCGATGATCGTCCTGCGGACCCCGAAGGGTTGGACCGGCCCCAAGGAAGTGGACGGTAAAAAGACCGAGGGCAGCTGGCGCTCTCACCAGGTACCGTTCGGTGACCTGAAGAACCCGGAGCACCTGCGGTTGCTCGAACAATGGCTGCGCAGCTACCGGCCGCACGAGTTGTTCGACCCACTCGGCGCGCCCATCCGCGAACTGGTGGCGCTGGCGCCCACCGGCGTGCGGCGCATGGGTGCCAATCCGCATGCCAACG
It encodes:
- a CDS encoding cold shock domain-containing protein, with amino-acid sequence MKGTVKRFYFRKGFGFIEGDQGTEYFFHYTDFTGDKELLRPDLEVEFQAQTGEKGPCAVAVVLPGGIPAAPTPRAPRPASRKTASKAPATARRPVLIFVLGLGLGIAVGVLGYMWLAGS
- a CDS encoding acetate/propionate family kinase — encoded protein: MSARTGEANAMASSRPVLVFNCGSSSLKFGLFELPEEPVAMAHGTVSDFGTQATLDWTCRGQQRREPLAARDHVQAAQAVLGLLARHDLLAGISAVGHRVVHGGEHFSAPVRVTDAVLGRLDSLNGLAPLHNPSALAVIRECRGRLGEVPAVAVFDTAFFHALPEHVMAYALPAEWRREFGIRRYGFHGIAHRYLDQRGRAVSGAGRVVTLQLGHGCSIAAIQDGRPVETSMGFTPLEGLVMATRPGDVDPGVLLHLGGQGWSTARLETALNHHSGLLGLSGASADMRELLALEAQGHAGAGLAITAFCHRARKYLGAYIAVLGGVEAIVFGGGIGEHAPSIRQRICANMAWCGIQIDAAANAAVGGVEARISTTDAGVGVWVVPVNEELQIARELRACLAAQTEIQP